One segment of Primulina tabacum isolate GXHZ01 chromosome 6, ASM2559414v2, whole genome shotgun sequence DNA contains the following:
- the LOC142550230 gene encoding uncharacterized protein LOC142550230, whose product MSKKDVKEKFRHIGYHLFTLSVSLLLIVFFDNILFGSLFLFACVRIMNAALLREAAKKKAGSSSSAPQKLVVPAVTMSTKGDYYVAEKKKTSSCSTTAKRPVSSPTAVKKKAGSSSSAPKRASSPLSRTKSPPPSGKKKASTDPSPSVPKHGKRKIFEISVVSVSFPEGSWSDEGPPPESGVHPLYTPDSAIVGRGLTHLAQKIMYQLPSDTDAAFISSLGWSELTRRTCSCITEGMMYVGELVERANATRSTACQDLREGNSLREQLQVTIDEMKVTHAKELSESQARGDELLKEKQEHQRRTEDHAKENQRLKK is encoded by the exons ATGTCAAAGAAAGATGTTAAAGAGAAATTTAGACATATTGGATATCATCTTTTCACCCTTTCTGTCTCTCTTTTGCTTATTGTGTTCTTTGATAATATTCTCTTCGGTTCActttttttatttgcatgtgttAGAATCATGAATGCCGCATTGCTTCGCGAGGCTGCGAAAAAAAAGGCTGGGAGTTCATCCTCCGCCCCCCAGAAGTTAGTCGTTCCAGCAGTCACGATGAGCACAAAGGGAGACTATTATGTTGCTGAGAAGAAGAAAACAAGTTCTTGCTCTACTACTGCGAAGAGACCTGTTAGCTCTCCTACTGCTGTGAAGAAGAAGGCAGGGTCATCTTCCTCCGCCCCAAAGCGAGCCTCCTCTCCACTTTCTCGAACCAAGTCCCCTCCTCCGTCTGGTAAAAAGAAGGCGTCCACTGATCCTAGTCCGTCAGTCCCAAAGCATGGAAAGCGCAAGATTTTTGAGATCTCAGTCGTATCGGTCTCTTTTCCTGAAGGGTCCTGGTCAGATGAGGGGCCTCCCCCTGAATCGGGGGTACATCCTCTATACACCCCGGATTCTGCCATCGTGGGGCGGGGTCTTACTCATCTGGCTCAGAAGATAATGTATCAGCTTCCTTCCGACACGGATGCAGCGTTCATCAGTTCACTGGGGTGGTCTGAACTCACTCGCCGGACATGCAGCTGTATCACTGAG GGCATGATGTACGTAGGGGAGTTGGTTGAGCGTGCTAACGCCACTCGATCTACCGCCTGCCAAGACTTACGCGAGGGCAATTCTCTTCGCGAACAGCTCCAGGTTACTATTGACGAGATGAAAGTGACGCATGCTAAGGAGCTTTCGGAGTCTCAAGCTCGAGGTGACGAGCTTCTGAAAGAGAAACAGGAGCATCAGCGACGGACAGAGGACCACGCGAAGGAGAACCAGAGGCTGAAGAAATAG